CGGCGAGGACGTCGTCCTCTACCTTCCGTGCGACGAGGGCGCCGACAACCAGTCGTTCATGTTCGTTCAGGCCCCCGACGGCCCCTGGGACCGCGCCGCCGTCGCCGAACTCGGCTGGGACGAATGCGGGCGGGGGTTCGAGCAGCAGTGGACCAGCCAGGACGAGTCGGGCCTGGACTACTACCCGATCCTCCCGACCCCCGAGACCTGGGCCGACGGCGACCGCGCGGTGATGTGCGCGGTGTACGACCCGGACGGCCGGCTCCAGGACTCCGTCCTCCCGCCCGCCGCCGGCGTCAGCCAGTAGTCACCTGCCGGCGAGGGCCGCGTCGCCCGGTTCTCGCTGTCGGTACCGCCCCCTAATGTGATCCCATGACCGTTGACCAGCCTCGACCCTTCGCTCCGCGGGCCACCGCCGCTGAGCTCGACGATCTGCGTGCCCGGCTGCGGGCCACCCGCTGGCCCGACGTCCCCGAGGACGCCGGCTGGTCGCTCGGCACCGACGTCGGCTACCTGCGCGAGCTGGTCGCGTACTGGGCCGACGAGTTCGACTGGCCGGCACAGGAGGCGGCGCTGGCCGAGCTGCCGCGGTTCCGGGTGTCCATCGGCGGGCTGGGCATCCACTACGTGCACGCCCGGGCCGTCGCGCCGTCCGGGCCGGTGCTGCCGCTGGTGCTGACGCACGGCTGGCCCGACTCCTTCTGGCGCTACACGAAGGTCGTCTCGCTGCTCACCGATCCCGCCGCCCACGGCGCCGACCCGGCCGATGCGTTCGACGTCGTGGTGCCGGACGTGCCGGGGTTCGGCTACTCCGACCGTCCGCCCGTTCCGCTCGACTCCATCGCCGTCGCCGGGCTGTGGGCGCGGCTGATGAGCACGGTCGGCTACGACCGCTTCGGCGCCGCGGGCGGAGATCTCGGCAGCCACATCACCCGCTACCTCGCACTCGACCACTCCGATCACGTCGTCGCGGTGCATCGCACCGACGCCGGCCTGCCGGTGTTCGCCGGAGACCCTGCCGACCTCACGCCGTCCGAGCGCGACTGGATGCGCGGCGCCGCCGCCTGGGGTGCGTCGGAGGGCGCCTACGCGGCCATCCAGCGCACGAAGCCGCAGACCGCGGCCGCCGGGCTCATGGACTCGCCGGCCGGCCTCGCCGCCTGGATCGTCGAGAAACTGCGTGCCTGGAGCGACTGCGACGGCGACATCGAACGGCGGTTCACGAAGGACGAGATCCTCACCAACCTCACCATCTACTGGCTCACCGGCACCATCGGCTCGTCCATGCGCATGTACGCCGCCAACGCCGCCATCCCGCCGGCCCAACTGGCGCGCCGCATCGAGGTCCCGTCCGGCTTCTCCATCTTCCAGGGCGACGTCGTCCGGCCGCCCCGCGCCTGGCTCGACCGCACCGCCCACGTCGTCTGGGCCACCGAGCCGCCCCGCGGCGGTCACTTCGCGCCGTTCGAGGAGCCGGAGCTGTACGCCCAGGAGCTCCGCGAGTTCTTCCGCCCGTACCGGGAGGTGGTGGCTTCTGGAGGGTGAGCGA
This Jiangella alba DNA region includes the following protein-coding sequences:
- a CDS encoding epoxide hydrolase family protein produces the protein MTVDQPRPFAPRATAAELDDLRARLRATRWPDVPEDAGWSLGTDVGYLRELVAYWADEFDWPAQEAALAELPRFRVSIGGLGIHYVHARAVAPSGPVLPLVLTHGWPDSFWRYTKVVSLLTDPAAHGADPADAFDVVVPDVPGFGYSDRPPVPLDSIAVAGLWARLMSTVGYDRFGAAGGDLGSHITRYLALDHSDHVVAVHRTDAGLPVFAGDPADLTPSERDWMRGAAAWGASEGAYAAIQRTKPQTAAAGLMDSPAGLAAWIVEKLRAWSDCDGDIERRFTKDEILTNLTIYWLTGTIGSSMRMYAANAAIPPAQLARRIEVPSGFSIFQGDVVRPPRAWLDRTAHVVWATEPPRGGHFAPFEEPELYAQELREFFRPYREVVASGG